From Ignavibacteria bacterium, one genomic window encodes:
- a CDS encoding T9SS type A sorting domain-containing protein: MKTFIILIAVFATTLSVWSQTYTYDAAGRIASVRYAGGKQTTYTYDGRGNITKRTTATVNSVSDEYEVASKITLAPNPTSSTIMVQLGNVVSGNIPRLIITDVAGRTVAEQAMARGQSSSTLDVQHLSSGMYIVTFVDGINEQRSPLLIMR, encoded by the coding sequence ATGAAAACCTTCATCATTCTCATCGCAGTATTCGCCACAACACTAAGTGTTTGGTCTCAGACCTACACCTACGATGCTGCTGGCCGCATTGCCAGTGTTCGATATGCTGGTGGCAAACAAACAACCTATACCTATGACGGTAGAGGCAACATCACCAAGCGTACTACTGCAACGGTGAACAGTGTTAGTGATGAATACGAGGTGGCATCAAAAATCACACTGGCGCCCAATCCCACATCATCAACGATCATGGTACAGCTCGGCAACGTCGTCAGCGGCAACATTCCTCGACTCATCATTACTGATGTTGCCGGGCGCACGGTTGCCGAGCAGGCCATGGCACGAGGTCAGTCATCGTCTACGCTGGATGTTCAACACCTATCATCCGGAATGTACATTGTGACATTCGTTGATGGTATCAATGAACAGAGGAGCCCCTTGCTTATCATGCGATAG
- a CDS encoding RHS repeat protein, with protein MTLLLATSVMAGTAQAGELAVPSKRWSSQAIVGRQMVLRFLLTNRNSVYALGPVQWTITVRYLLTQAIMFQLAGSTFVGAGQSLEAIPELAWTPTMEGAHQVTIEANSEANITGPQTLMVNETVLASTDCTTRPALSPGNLLIATSSGSITYTAPKGCCYKVMPFMNSETFWDMTPDTEQTISDGQSVTFTMTVKGNQPMATAVGFAWRECEKGTPKGHDYIVVSPRMPPSNGDTVNGTDGPHIWTSTFGDPVSPRTGTFVLREDPDLDFGVGPLRFERLYDGMGITSGFISNLGFNWTHTYDASVVVTPTEHLVQLPGFERAAFTKVGSTYTLRSMSTNVLTLQDHQGGWLLTDATRLTQYTFNAQGMLTKIDDGAMPVYVVWNGSSLARVTDSLGHVITFTTNDQGRIITASNGTLTCTYAYSTAQELASVTSSNGFATTYAYGAIPGQITSVDRGAGVVEVSNTYDASGRITAQTDAEGRASTYTYSSSSSRYVDGAGVAEDHTWNMRGQVTSIGTGTTAMRFTYNVNNRPSMIISAGGDTTLFTWHESGRPASIRHGAGGVERWEYRQRQWNGATVWDCTTHIDEVGRRITFERDGRGWLTGIGGATRPFTYTRDTQTGLITEARSMSATTMYTYDASGHITSMRNALGATTTFITNGRGDVTKISYPDTSSVSFEYDAHGKVTKYTDEMGASTSWTYDRWGRVSSETGPGSVTTTYGIDRTGRMTRMSRAGRDAVTFDYDDAGRLTTTHVGSSIVTSREYDNAGWLSAIADAESRKELYTNNADGYITKHVARAGGMTEFQHDGRGLITDVTTPTGGAEAFRFDASGDVIDYRDASQRFSAFTYGRTGQISRWQHGPVNTVMTYDTLGRITSCRDTDGGTWNYAYNAMDLVTKRTDPSGSSTTYDYDLRGRVRSITDAQGVVTLLRRDKRGNIIEQRRASDLRHTYTYDVAGRPTSTTRSTSAYDATGTLTQTNGVAITWNTNGTIASIGVAPGKNITYTYDAMFRVKTISDWTGATITLQRDANGSIIETQRSGALTTRYTRDASGALTMIEESPTVSMTIARFADGRISSIQSQGYLDGPPLDDDRTLTYSSANTLMSPMHPSVGQLITDGYDRVVGVRSGADSTIVVHNDALGGLTQSVLVNGQLWVVLSTAQDGLFGMVNVANGEHRYFHYDASGNVVAVSDDNGTIVSRFAYGAYGEPLASDGETQIPFQFGGQRGTWTPGASQYVMGTRVYDATTGRFTTEDPVEQLDPRAFNAYAYAWGDPVNAHDASGATPEANLPAPDWLEESRRNSDRAIAKAAAINDIIQADEAQRELDRQAERRAREVRTRTRPSATPKPSKPTKTNNPPPPTPAPVPTPPPAPAPAPVPGGKRAPAGGSNRGSYLPDWARDILEYFIVF; from the coding sequence TTGACACTCCTGCTTGCTACGTCAGTAATGGCCGGCACAGCACAAGCGGGAGAACTTGCAGTGCCATCGAAAAGATGGAGTTCGCAGGCTATCGTGGGGCGCCAGATGGTCCTGCGGTTTCTACTCACGAACAGGAATTCGGTATATGCACTTGGTCCGGTCCAGTGGACCATCACTGTGCGGTATCTGCTCACACAGGCCATCATGTTCCAATTGGCCGGGTCAACCTTTGTTGGGGCGGGCCAGAGTTTAGAGGCAATCCCTGAACTAGCATGGACTCCAACAATGGAGGGGGCTCACCAGGTCACGATTGAGGCAAACAGCGAGGCGAACATCACTGGTCCACAAACGCTCATGGTCAATGAAACCGTGCTCGCTTCTACGGATTGCACCACTCGCCCGGCTCTCTCACCTGGTAACTTGCTTATTGCAACCTCTAGTGGAAGTATCACTTACACAGCTCCAAAAGGATGTTGCTACAAGGTCATGCCGTTCATGAACTCCGAGACATTCTGGGACATGACGCCGGATACGGAGCAGACCATCTCAGACGGCCAGTCTGTAACATTCACCATGACGGTCAAAGGCAATCAGCCGATGGCCACTGCTGTTGGCTTTGCGTGGCGAGAATGTGAAAAGGGAACGCCAAAGGGTCATGACTACATTGTTGTTTCACCGCGCATGCCCCCTTCAAACGGCGATACGGTGAACGGAACAGACGGACCACATATCTGGACGTCGACCTTTGGGGACCCTGTATCGCCCCGTACCGGGACCTTTGTTTTGCGAGAAGATCCAGATCTAGATTTTGGAGTTGGTCCTTTGCGCTTTGAGCGTTTGTATGATGGAATGGGCATCACCTCTGGTTTTATCTCAAACCTCGGCTTCAACTGGACTCATACCTACGATGCTTCTGTGGTCGTTACGCCCACGGAACACTTGGTCCAGCTGCCTGGGTTTGAAAGAGCGGCGTTCACAAAGGTCGGCAGTACCTACACACTGCGATCCATGAGTACCAATGTTCTCACACTACAAGACCATCAGGGCGGATGGCTCCTTACAGATGCCACACGTTTAACGCAGTACACGTTCAACGCCCAAGGGATGTTAACAAAGATCGACGATGGTGCTATGCCCGTGTATGTCGTATGGAATGGCTCGTCACTTGCTCGTGTAACAGATTCGCTTGGCCATGTGATCACGTTCACAACAAACGACCAAGGTCGCATTATCACGGCATCGAATGGAACGCTGACATGTACCTATGCGTATTCAACCGCCCAGGAACTCGCTTCCGTAACGAGTAGCAATGGTTTTGCTACAACGTATGCGTATGGAGCAATACCCGGACAGATCACGTCCGTGGATCGCGGTGCAGGTGTTGTTGAAGTAAGCAACACGTATGATGCTAGCGGACGTATCACAGCACAGACCGATGCAGAAGGTCGTGCCTCCACGTACACCTACAGCAGCTCTTCATCACGCTACGTGGATGGAGCAGGTGTTGCGGAAGATCATACATGGAATATGCGTGGGCAGGTAACATCCATTGGCACGGGCACAACTGCGATGCGTTTTACCTACAACGTCAACAATAGACCATCAATGATCATATCAGCAGGGGGCGATACAACACTCTTTACGTGGCACGAAAGCGGTAGACCAGCCAGTATCAGACATGGAGCTGGCGGAGTGGAGCGGTGGGAGTACCGTCAGCGACAATGGAACGGTGCCACTGTCTGGGACTGCACAACACATATCGATGAAGTAGGACGACGGATTACCTTCGAACGTGATGGCCGAGGCTGGTTAACCGGTATTGGTGGAGCTACTCGCCCCTTTACCTATACGCGAGACACACAAACCGGACTCATCACTGAGGCTCGTTCTATGTCGGCAACTACCATGTACACGTACGATGCGAGCGGCCACATCACCTCAATGCGCAATGCACTTGGAGCCACAACAACGTTTATCACCAATGGTAGAGGCGATGTCACAAAGATCTCGTACCCCGATACCTCCAGTGTTTCATTTGAGTACGATGCTCACGGGAAGGTCACAAAGTACACCGATGAGATGGGCGCTTCAACATCATGGACGTATGACCGCTGGGGGAGGGTATCGAGTGAAACCGGTCCCGGTAGTGTAACCACAACCTACGGGATAGACCGCACGGGCCGGATGACGAGGATGAGCAGGGCCGGTCGTGATGCCGTCACGTTTGACTACGATGATGCCGGACGTCTTACTACAACACACGTTGGTTCGAGCATTGTTACGTCGCGCGAATATGACAATGCCGGATGGTTGTCTGCCATTGCCGATGCGGAGAGTCGCAAAGAACTCTATACAAACAACGCTGACGGATACATTACGAAACATGTTGCCCGCGCCGGAGGAATGACGGAATTCCAACACGATGGACGTGGACTGATCACTGATGTTACCACTCCAACGGGCGGTGCTGAAGCGTTTCGATTTGATGCATCGGGCGATGTGATTGACTATCGTGATGCTTCTCAACGTTTCTCGGCGTTCACATATGGTAGAACAGGCCAGATATCTCGCTGGCAGCATGGTCCGGTCAACACCGTGATGACATATGATACGCTGGGCAGGATCACCTCATGCAGAGATACGGATGGTGGTACTTGGAACTATGCATATAACGCAATGGACTTGGTCACCAAACGAACAGATCCATCGGGTTCTTCAACAACATATGATTACGACCTCCGAGGCAGAGTTCGTTCGATCACCGATGCTCAGGGCGTGGTAACTCTGCTTCGACGCGATAAGCGGGGGAACATCATTGAACAACGTAGGGCTTCAGACCTGCGTCACACATACACATATGATGTGGCTGGACGCCCAACGTCCACTACGCGGTCAACGAGCGCGTATGATGCAACTGGCACGCTCACGCAGACCAATGGTGTTGCGATAACATGGAACACAAATGGTACTATAGCCAGCATCGGCGTAGCACCCGGAAAGAACATCACGTACACCTATGATGCAATGTTCCGTGTTAAGACCATATCAGATTGGACTGGGGCAACGATCACACTTCAGCGCGATGCAAACGGGTCGATCATCGAAACACAACGCTCCGGAGCATTGACCACGCGCTATACGCGCGATGCGTCAGGAGCCTTGACGATGATCGAAGAGAGTCCAACAGTTTCGATGACGATCGCTCGTTTTGCAGATGGTAGGATCTCCTCAATTCAATCGCAAGGATATCTCGATGGACCACCGTTGGATGACGATCGTACACTGACGTATTCCTCGGCAAATACACTCATGTCGCCGATGCATCCTTCAGTAGGTCAGCTCATAACGGATGGATACGATCGAGTTGTTGGTGTCCGCAGCGGGGCCGACTCCACGATTGTTGTTCACAACGACGCACTAGGTGGTCTGACACAGTCGGTTCTGGTGAACGGACAATTGTGGGTAGTACTCTCAACTGCTCAAGACGGATTGTTTGGAATGGTGAATGTTGCCAACGGTGAGCATCGATATTTCCACTATGATGCCAGCGGCAATGTTGTCGCAGTGAGTGATGATAACGGTACCATTGTTTCGCGATTTGCCTATGGTGCGTATGGAGAGCCCCTTGCATCGGATGGTGAGACACAGATCCCGTTTCAGTTTGGAGGTCAGCGTGGCACGTGGACGCCGGGAGCTTCACAATACGTGATGGGTACACGTGTTTACGATGCCACAACAGGAAGATTCACCACTGAAGACCCTGTGGAACAGCTAGACCCACGTGCATTCAACGCTTATGCCTATGCATGGGGCGACCCAGTCAACGCTCATGATGCATCGGGTGCAACGCCCGAAGCAAACCTGCCGGCACCAGACTGGCTCGAGGAGTCACGACGCAACAGTGATCGTGCAATAGCAAAGGCTGCAGCGATCAATGACATCATCCAGGCCGATGAGGCACAACGCGAGTTGGATCGTCAGGCAGAGCGTCGGGCGCGTGAAGTTCGTACTCGGACACGTCCAAGCGCAACACCTAAGCCATCAAAGCCAACAAAAACCAACAACCCACCCCCTCCAACTCCTGCACCGGTACCCACACCACCACCGGCACCTGCGCCCGCACCTGTTCCTGGTGGGAAACGAGCTCCAGCTGGCGGATCCAATCGTGGCAGCTACCTGCCCGATTGGGCGCGAGACATCCTCGAATATTTCATCGTTTTTTAA
- a CDS encoding SAM-dependent methyltransferase codes for MIAPFLSSASAFVATFSKPPKGSEVQKVVVSGVNSAEGWNIRIERFTEKQAFTDPALKIVGDPSSALMPWMEKTFRQVLVQTPEADLQILRTYKGGDVKTSTKHLPPSRSRWEGVAADRTKPKILTPEHDAALLVALDLATPDGKIKAAMADKFRQVNHLLKRARPTTSETTSYRIVDAGCGKAYLSLSLMYVLQREGIDVHLLGVDANQHVVDHCTMVAQKLGLTNATFTCARIGDVIPTQECDLLIALHACDTATDEAIALGLAMKAKRMLVAPCCHHEVQKQLRKESVPDYARPLLDDGITKERLGDLLTDSVRRDILRALGYDARLEEFISLEHTQKNILLRADVVDTNERDRHQWADRVRIMIDAWGAAPRLMSMVELPSNKPPIA; via the coding sequence ATGATCGCTCCTTTCCTCTCCTCTGCCTCGGCCTTTGTGGCCACCTTCTCCAAGCCTCCCAAGGGATCGGAGGTGCAGAAGGTAGTGGTGTCGGGGGTGAATTCGGCAGAGGGGTGGAACATCCGCATTGAACGATTCACGGAAAAGCAGGCGTTCACGGATCCGGCGCTGAAGATCGTGGGCGACCCATCGTCGGCGCTGATGCCGTGGATGGAGAAGACCTTTCGTCAGGTCCTGGTGCAAACACCGGAAGCGGATCTGCAGATCCTTAGGACCTATAAAGGGGGCGATGTAAAAACCTCTACGAAACATCTGCCCCCTTCACGCTCACGATGGGAAGGTGTTGCTGCAGACCGCACAAAGCCAAAGATCCTCACTCCGGAACATGATGCAGCACTCCTTGTGGCGCTGGATCTGGCAACACCGGATGGGAAGATCAAGGCGGCCATGGCCGATAAATTTCGTCAGGTGAACCACCTCTTGAAGCGGGCGCGACCAACCACCTCTGAAACGACGTCGTACCGTATCGTTGATGCGGGTTGTGGCAAGGCCTACCTCTCGCTCTCGCTGATGTATGTGCTGCAACGCGAGGGTATCGATGTGCATCTGCTTGGCGTTGATGCAAATCAACACGTGGTTGACCACTGTACAATGGTTGCGCAGAAGCTTGGTCTGACAAATGCCACGTTCACCTGTGCTCGCATCGGCGATGTTATTCCAACGCAGGAATGTGATCTGCTGATCGCCCTGCATGCATGCGATACGGCAACCGATGAAGCAATTGCACTGGGCCTTGCGATGAAGGCCAAGAGGATGCTCGTTGCTCCGTGCTGTCACCATGAAGTGCAGAAACAACTCCGGAAAGAGTCGGTTCCGGACTATGCCCGCCCCCTCCTTGATGACGGGATCACCAAGGAACGTCTGGGTGATCTGCTCACGGACTCTGTGCGACGTGACATTCTTCGCGCTCTTGGCTACGATGCCCGCCTGGAAGAATTCATCTCCCTGGAGCACACACAAAAGAACATTCTGCTTCGAGCGGATGTTGTTGATACGAACGAACGCGACCGACACCAATGGGCCGATCGCGTTCGGATCATGATCGATGCATGGGGCGCAGCACCACGGTTGATGTCCATGGTTGAGCTGCCCTCAAACAAGCCCCCTATCGCATGA
- a CDS encoding DUF3127 domain-containing protein gives MANSFEAVGTMHVVMDTQQVKDTFKKREFVIEMQDGNYPQHIKFQVTQDRCALLDNFKVGQQVKVLFNLRGRPFQNREGQTVYFTNLEAWRIEPATGTATPTGADYSQITPASAGAKDDFDDVPF, from the coding sequence ATGGCAAACTCATTCGAAGCAGTCGGCACGATGCACGTCGTGATGGACACGCAGCAGGTGAAGGACACCTTCAAGAAGCGTGAATTTGTGATCGAGATGCAGGATGGCAATTATCCGCAGCACATCAAGTTTCAGGTGACGCAGGATCGTTGTGCCTTGCTCGACAACTTCAAGGTTGGTCAGCAAGTAAAGGTCCTCTTCAACTTGCGGGGTCGCCCCTTCCAAAACCGTGAAGGCCAGACCGTCTACTTCACAAACCTCGAAGCATGGCGCATTGAGCCTGCAACAGGCACAGCCACACCTACAGGTGCAGATTACAGTCAGATCACGCCGGCAAGCGCTGGTGCGAAGGATGACTTTGATGATGTTCCGTTTTAA
- the alaS gene encoding alanine--tRNA ligase, protein MTSRQIRQAFLDFFAARGHRIVPSAPVVPHGDPTLLFTNAGMNQFKDVFLGTGKREYTRAVDTQKCIRVSGKHNDLEEVGYDTYHHTLFEMLGNWSFGDYFKEEAIGWSWEFLTSELQLPKDRLHATVYRTDDESYEIWKKYLPESHIHRFDEKDNFWEMGDTGPCGPCTEIHFDRTPDLSGGPLVNAGVPEVIEIWNNVFIQYNRTSDGTLEDLPSRHVDTGMGFERLCAVMQKKDSNYDTDVFQPIIAFTEDLCGKSYRTELDHPDGVAMRVIADHIRTLSFAIADGAHPGNEGRGYVLRRILRRAARYARNLGLTEPVLWKHVAILCETMGDVFPELIARRSVIERIIKAEEESFLATLDRGLLRFDAVDTTSGVVGGADAFELYDTFGFPLDLTQLIARERGLTVDEAGYLKHLEEQRTRSRAARKSHAQEASKLSIDAMSRFVGYNATETSSAVVHAEGNLIVLAETPFYVEMGGQVADTGQIVIGGIPFRVEDVRKHGDAIVHICETDVDATIGDVALAQVDAPRRKDIEREHSVTHLLHEALRRVLGSHVQQAGSLVAPEHLRFDFAHFERMRPDEIQAVEDMVNEKIFESIAIHTEDMPIEKARTVPGVKMFFGDKYGDNVRVVFIDEKFSVEFCGGTHVQNTSEIGLFKILGESSVASGVRRLEAIAGRSIPTWLKELDAKRDIMSDDMARQAERIKQLEKELASLKTDELKTLIPSIVSSAVSVGDVRVASARVTVSDAEQLKDLGDELRSSLKSGGIGLLGCVLDDKVQLVCVVTDDLTKTHSAGKLIGIVAKELGGGGGGKPHMATAGGRDIAKLDEVLASFPRVIQ, encoded by the coding sequence ATGACTTCACGACAGATCAGACAGGCGTTCCTCGACTTCTTTGCAGCACGTGGACATCGCATCGTTCCATCGGCACCGGTGGTTCCGCACGGCGATCCTACGTTGCTCTTTACCAACGCCGGGATGAATCAGTTCAAGGATGTGTTCCTCGGAACGGGGAAACGGGAGTACACACGAGCTGTTGATACGCAGAAATGCATCCGCGTTTCGGGGAAGCACAACGACCTCGAAGAAGTGGGATACGATACGTATCACCACACGCTCTTCGAAATGCTCGGTAACTGGAGCTTCGGAGATTATTTCAAGGAAGAAGCCATCGGGTGGTCGTGGGAGTTTCTTACAAGCGAGCTTCAACTACCTAAGGACCGACTCCACGCTACGGTCTATCGCACTGATGATGAGTCCTACGAGATCTGGAAGAAGTATCTGCCGGAATCGCACATACATCGCTTTGATGAAAAGGACAATTTCTGGGAGATGGGTGATACGGGGCCTTGTGGTCCGTGTACAGAGATCCATTTCGACCGGACGCCGGACCTGAGTGGTGGACCTCTCGTGAACGCCGGTGTGCCGGAAGTGATCGAGATCTGGAACAACGTCTTCATTCAGTACAACCGCACCAGCGATGGTACGCTGGAAGACCTGCCGTCACGTCACGTCGATACAGGCATGGGCTTTGAACGACTCTGCGCCGTGATGCAGAAGAAGGACTCCAACTACGACACGGATGTCTTCCAACCGATCATCGCCTTCACCGAAGACCTTTGTGGCAAGAGCTATCGCACCGAACTCGATCATCCGGATGGCGTAGCAATGCGCGTGATCGCCGATCACATTCGCACACTCTCCTTTGCCATCGCCGACGGAGCCCATCCCGGTAATGAGGGAAGGGGCTATGTACTGCGCCGCATCCTTCGCAGAGCAGCTCGCTACGCCCGCAACCTCGGTCTGACAGAGCCCGTGCTCTGGAAACACGTTGCCATCCTCTGCGAAACAATGGGCGATGTGTTCCCGGAACTCATTGCACGTCGCAGCGTTATCGAACGCATCATCAAGGCCGAAGAAGAGTCCTTCCTCGCAACACTCGATAGGGGGCTCCTACGCTTCGATGCCGTTGATACAACCTCCGGTGTTGTCGGTGGTGCTGATGCGTTTGAGCTATACGACACGTTTGGCTTCCCGTTAGACCTCACGCAACTGATCGCACGTGAGCGTGGACTCACGGTTGACGAAGCCGGATATCTGAAACATCTTGAGGAACAGCGCACACGTTCTCGGGCAGCGCGCAAGAGTCACGCCCAGGAAGCGTCAAAACTTTCTATCGATGCGATGTCACGTTTTGTTGGGTATAACGCCACTGAGACTTCATCAGCGGTTGTTCACGCAGAAGGAAATCTCATCGTGTTGGCAGAAACTCCGTTCTATGTAGAGATGGGCGGTCAGGTAGCAGATACCGGACAGATTGTGATAGGGGGCATTCCCTTCCGCGTGGAAGACGTGCGTAAGCACGGCGACGCTATCGTGCATATCTGCGAGACGGATGTTGATGCAACAATTGGTGATGTTGCTCTAGCTCAGGTTGATGCACCACGTCGTAAAGACATCGAACGCGAACATTCCGTAACGCACTTGCTTCACGAAGCATTGCGCAGAGTGCTCGGATCGCATGTGCAACAAGCGGGGTCGCTGGTTGCGCCGGAGCATCTTCGGTTCGACTTCGCCCACTTCGAACGTATGCGTCCCGATGAGATCCAAGCCGTTGAAGACATGGTCAACGAAAAGATCTTTGAGTCCATTGCAATCCATACAGAAGACATGCCAATTGAAAAGGCACGCACAGTGCCTGGCGTAAAAATGTTCTTTGGTGACAAGTATGGCGATAACGTACGCGTGGTATTCATCGATGAAAAGTTTTCCGTTGAGTTCTGCGGAGGCACACACGTGCAGAACACCAGTGAGATCGGACTCTTCAAGATCCTTGGAGAGAGCAGTGTGGCAAGCGGTGTACGTCGTCTCGAAGCAATTGCCGGACGAAGTATTCCAACATGGCTCAAGGAGCTCGATGCCAAGCGTGACATCATGTCCGATGACATGGCACGTCAGGCAGAACGCATCAAGCAGCTCGAAAAAGAACTCGCCTCTCTCAAGACTGACGAACTCAAGACCCTCATCCCATCGATCGTTTCTTCTGCCGTTTCCGTTGGCGATGTACGTGTAGCATCAGCGCGCGTAACAGTCTCCGATGCAGAACAACTTAAGGACCTCGGAGATGAACTTCGTTCATCGCTCAAGAGCGGTGGCATTGGCCTTCTCGGCTGCGTTCTCGATGACAAGGTCCAGCTCGTCTGTGTTGTTACCGATGACCTCACCAAGACCCACAGCGCCGGCAAACTGATTGGCATCGTTGCCAAGGAACTCGGTGGCGGTGGCGGCGGTAAACCCCACATGGCCACGGCAGGGGGCAGGGACATCGCCAAACTCGACGAAGTCCTCGCAAGCTTCCCTCGTGTAATACAGTAA